In one Suricata suricatta isolate VVHF042 chromosome 9, meerkat_22Aug2017_6uvM2_HiC, whole genome shotgun sequence genomic region, the following are encoded:
- the RNASE10 gene encoding inactive ribonuclease-like protein 10 isoform X2, with amino-acid sequence MKLTLVQIFFMMLLLLLGVGVGLGLGLQMAAAVLEDSNQLLSEFWSSDSEDKAQATKGEGSRTTETMLLSNKGIVQPGWLEETILGEDEVGGNKMLRAEAPLQSNKDNLRFDLMARECNALMAHKVVE; translated from the exons ATGAAGCTGACTCTGGTACAGATCTTCTTTATGATGTTGCTGCTGTTGCTGGGCGTGGGGGTGGGTCTGGGGTTGGGACTTCAGATGGCTGCCGCAGTCCTGGAGGATAGCAATCAGCTCCTGAGTGAGTTTTGGTCTAGTGACTCAGAGGACAAGGCCCAGGCCACTAAAGGAGAGGGCAGCCGAACTACAGAAACCATGCTGCTTAGCAACAAAGGAATAGTGCAACCTGGCTGGCTGGAAGAGACCATCCTTGGTGAAGATGAAGTTGGAGGGAACAAGATGCTCAGAGCTGAGGCTCCCTTGCAGAGCAACAAAGACAATCTCAGGTTTGACCTGATGGCCAGGGAATGCAATGCCCTGATGGCACACAAG GTGGTGGAATAG
- the RNASE10 gene encoding inactive ribonuclease-like protein 10 isoform X1: MKLTLVQIFFMMLLLLLGVGVGLGLGLQMAAAVLEDSNQLLSEFWSSDSEDKAQATKGEGSRTTETMLLSNKGIVQPGWLEETILGEDEVGGNKMLRAEAPLQSNKDNLRFDLMARECNALMAHKVKEHNHTCIAQYTFIHEDLDTVRAVCKSPVVACELKGGKCHKSSRPFDLTFCKLSKPGQVTPHCNYLTFIFEKFIMISCNDMKVQVLSGQ, translated from the coding sequence ATGAAGCTGACTCTGGTACAGATCTTCTTTATGATGTTGCTGCTGTTGCTGGGCGTGGGGGTGGGTCTGGGGTTGGGACTTCAGATGGCTGCCGCAGTCCTGGAGGATAGCAATCAGCTCCTGAGTGAGTTTTGGTCTAGTGACTCAGAGGACAAGGCCCAGGCCACTAAAGGAGAGGGCAGCCGAACTACAGAAACCATGCTGCTTAGCAACAAAGGAATAGTGCAACCTGGCTGGCTGGAAGAGACCATCCTTGGTGAAGATGAAGTTGGAGGGAACAAGATGCTCAGAGCTGAGGCTCCCTTGCAGAGCAACAAAGACAATCTCAGGTTTGACCTGATGGCCAGGGAATGCAATGCCCTGATGGCACACAAGGTGAAGGAACACAACCACACATGCATAGCCCAATACACTTTCATCCACGAGGATCTAGACACAGTCAGAGCTGTCTGTAAGAGTCCTGTTGTTGCCTGTGAGCTCAAGGGAGGCAAATGCCACAAAAGCTCCCGTCCTTTTGATTTGACATTCTGCAAGTTATCCAAACCAGGCCAAGTCACTCCTCACTGCAATTACctcactttcatttttgaaaagtttattatGATATCATGTAATGACATGAAGGTCCAGGTGTTGTCTGGACAATGA